From the genome of Chloroflexaceae bacterium:
GCGACGCATCACACTGGAGGATGTCGCGAGACGGGCGGGCGTCTCGAAGGTGACGGTCTCGAACATTCTGAACAACCGCCCGACCGCCGTGCCGATTAGCGAGGCGACGCGACAGCGCGTGCTGACGGTTGTGCAGGAGCTGGGCTACTACCCGAACGCCGTCGCCCGCGCACTGGCGCGCCAGCGCACC
Proteins encoded in this window:
- a CDS encoding LacI family transcriptional regulator, whose translation is MTRRRITLEDVARRAGVSKVTVSNILNNRPTAVPISEATRQRVLTVVQELGYYPNAVARALARQRTDTIAIVLQFPAIFQGWSGFTNELMHGVSDKAIELGYDILLHTRGQP